DNA sequence from the Candidatus Dependentiae bacterium genome:
TGGCATTTGCTCTGGTGCTTTTCATAGCCTAAAAGCGATAGATCATCTACAAAACACAGACAACCCTAGCGCTTCATCAGTCAAAGGTATTATTTTTGATAGTGGCTGGCTCAGACTTACTGATATTGTTGAACCAACGGTACACGCAGAAACACAAAGTTATTTTAAAAACAGCTACTTTTCATGGTTTGCAAAACCAATTAGTTATTTAATTAGACTTTTTTATAGATGCGTTCTTAAAAATCATCATTCAAAGGTCGACAATATCGAAACATGTTTAAAAAATGCAAAATGCCCCATATTCTTCATACACTGCACCAATGATCCATACGTACCAATCGCACCAATTCAAAACCTAACACACGAATTAAACAAACATGAATCTTGGTGGATTACTCATGATAGCCACGCAACATACCACTTAAAAGAGCAAGATCTATACTCACACAAAATTAAAAAGTTTTTGTCCAAGGTTTTGTAAGCTTAAGCAGTATGCGTTAAAGAACTATTTCCTGCCAAAAAATGAATATGGATATGAAAAACAGACTGCCCAACAGATGCGCCATTGTTAGAAATTAATTTGAACTCTTGCGCGCCTGGTATTTCTTGAGAAAGTTTTTGTGCCATCAAAAAAACAGATCCAAAAAGAAGCTGGTCCTGCTGGCTACAGGACTGAATATTTTTGATATGCTTTTTAGGAATAATTAAATAATGAATTGGCGCTTGTGGATGCAAATCTTTAACGACTATTAAATCATCAGTTTCTTGAATTTTTTTACTTGGGATCTGACCAGAAACAATCTTACAAAAAACACAATCTTGATTCATATAG
Encoded proteins:
- a CDS encoding HIT domain-containing protein gives rise to the protein MLNDLGYMNQDCVFCKIVSGQIPSKKIQETDDLIVVKDLHPQAPIHYLIIPKKHIKNIQSCSQQDQLLFGSVFLMAQKLSQEIPGAQEFKLISNNGASVGQSVFHIHIHFLAGNSSLTHTA